The Aspergillus flavus chromosome 2, complete sequence region GTCAGGTTCATGGTAACTTCAATCGGCTGTCCACCATATGTAACATTCTCAGTTACCGAGCTGCGCCGACTAGACCCCGGAGTAGCCGACACGTGTCCATCAAGATAGACCTTGACCTGCCCGACAAGGTCCGTCCAAaacattttcttctccttaATATCCCGCTTCTGCTGAGCCCGTCGTTCCTGCCGTTCTCTCACGCGTTTCTCACGAGCCCGTCGAACCTCCTTCAACGCAGCCTGCTTGGCCTTAGTATGAGCCGACTCCaacctctccctcttcctcttaATCCCCTCAAGCGCCTTCTCACCATCAGCAATCTTAACCTCCGTATCCCTCGCCCGATCCCCCTCCGTCTTCCTCTGCTGAAGATACATCTGCAGAAAATCATTCAACTTAGTTGGATCAGAAGTAGTCGAGTCAATACTCTTCCCATAGCCGACAAGAAAATGCAACACAAACAGAGACGCCGATTTATCATCCTGCGCTTTGGCAAGAGATGTGCTTAGGCTCTGCTCTTCTTTGAGAATAGCTTGGAGCTCTGAGTCATCGATATCAAGACCTTCTTCGTCGGTCGTCATATCCTGATCAATGTCACTTGCTTCGTCGACTGTCAGGTCGGGATAGACGTCATTGAATTTCTCTCGCCGGGGTACGACGTCTGTTTGCATGTCTGTTATTGTGGCTGGACCGGAGCCGTCGAGTTGGACGGAGTCTAGGTCCACGTTGGGGTCTAGACCGAGGATTGTGATTGCATTTTGGCCTGGCTAGTACATCTCTTAGTATGTGGTAGGAGGTGCTATAAGGTATATGTCTTACATGAATCGTCGTGTGGATCTCACGGGTGATCGTTGCCCTCTGGGGGGTGATTACGACTGATTTGGTGGGGAGGTTGGAGATTTGGATCTCCGATTGATGGATATCAGTCATGCTTGCGAGGGAAACAGAACATAGGTATAAAAAGGGTCAATAAAGGTTATGAATAGCGGAACACAAGTAAGAGAAATAGTCAAGACACAGTTCGAGAATGATCAACCTAAGTGCTGGGGGTACGGGGGCTTTAAATAAACAAAACGCAAGGCATCTACGGTGAGAGCCTTAGCATTGCGTTGCACAACGTTGCACAACCTTACTAATCATTTTCACAATCACACGTGATTTGTATAACAAAATAGATTTGGGGTTGACTTGGCCAATGAATGAGGCTGGCGCATGActggagaaaaagggaaatgTCTTCTCTGGAAGGTGAATATTTCTGGGAAAAGCAAGGAGAACCGGCAATGTGCCGGTATTTGTCTATGTCCAGGGCAGCTTAGAGTCTTTGTGCAGTCTTTCTGCGATTTTCGTTCAAGCTTCAAATAAATACTtcttgaaatatatattgtgCTGATCTCAGCTCGTTATCATGACAAGATGGAGCAGTAGCGAAGGCACAcccagaaaagaaatagtattaaaaaaaaaaaaaaaaaaaaaaaatagaaaattaagaaaagaGAACAGAGCTGCATTTACTAATGATAACTAAATAAGCCATACTTGGCGTTTTTCGACACCTCTTGAAACCAAGGTATTTGCATAGGTGGCGTGGAATCATGCCTTATCTGGATTCTCTTCTCTCAAACCGGGATAACCATGTGCATAATGTTCTTAAAGTCTCATCGGAGGGGAACATTGCACCTCCATCAGGGCTCCAGAACGACAGTTTCCAACTatttcaagaagaagatttccTTGTTGTGTATCCATTCCTCCTTGGTATCAAAGACCTCCCCTTCCATAATGCCGTCGACAACACTGGGCCCAACATACTTCCAATGCACGCCATCCTCATGCCGAGAAAGCACTTGCGGGAGCGTCCCTCCCAGGAAGACACACACCGTGTCTCCGGGCTTGGTGTGACATGGCACGATCGCCATACGGCCATTTGTGGTAAGTGCGAAACTTCTACCAGGCCATCGAATCATTATGAGATTTAGATAGGCCCGCCAGAACCGATGCTGATCGAGAAAGTATTCGGCCGTGTCTAAGTTGACAGGGACTGGATCGGCATCACCTTCATGCTCTTTGTTTGCAGCAAGGTGCTCTAGGAATGACACAAAGCCATCTAGGACATCGCCGTCTGGGCGACCAGAGAACTGGGGTGACTTAAGCCAGCCACACTGGCCGATTAGAACGCCTAGGAGGCGTTCGTGGCGGTCGGCGCCGTCGGAGATGTGAGCCGAACAGGCTTTGATGGCTCTCAAGATTCGACGTGCGTCCAGGACGTTCGTGCTCCCGTGAAAGACTGGGCTGAAGGGAACAATCTCTTGGACCGTATCTGCGGAAATGCCAGCAATACACAGAATTCCCTCACTATCATCACTAGGTTCAAGGCATAACCTAcctgaggatgacgagggGGAGATTGCAGCTGGCCTCCCAGCGTGACAGCCTATGATGGGCAGATAACTGTAATTCCAACCACTGCCCCAAGGGGGACACCAAGAAGGGATATTTTTTTGGCCTGCATTTGGAGGGAACCGTAAGGACGGCCAATCACTGAGCCTCTCCAAGCATTGGCGGAAAAACCTGGCGTGAATGATGCCATAGTTCCGCTTAATCTCGTCAGAGtaatccaccaccatctgGTCCCGCAGGGCGTCCGGCAGCATGTCGCGAACCGCATAGACATAGTCTACCTTTACGGATGCACCCTGACTCTGCATGATGTCCATTGTGGCTTGGAGACCAgtgatctccttctcatcgtCCTCTAAGCTGTCTTTCAAACGGCGTGAATTGCGGATAAGTCTGATCCCGTTTGTCGACCGGCTTACTCGATCCTCACCCATCGCCTTAATATGCAACCCGGCGATATTGCTCACGAAGAAGGATTTGGACGTGGCAATGGCAAAGTTTACCACAACGTGCCATTCAATCTGCTGTAGACCGCATAGAAACACACACGCGCGCGCCAGGACCACCTCTTGAACAATCCAGAGTCGCTGGAACCACGCCCGACTGTAAAGCAACAATGCGGCGCACCAAAGCGGATCGTCGGGATGTGGAAGCCCCTGCGCTACGATATCATCTGTGCTCAGCGGTCTCCATCCCCCTTCGCTGTCCTTCAACGACCAGATCTTTTCGGTAAGCTCGGGCAACAGCGCACAGGCCAGATCGCTCTGGTCCGCTGCATCCCCCAGCCAGATCAGAACCTGATCCGCGCAGGAGTAGAGCTCACCCATTCCCGCGACCTGGTGCGCCTTCTCCTCTGCGTCGGTTTGATTGATGCAGATGGCATCCACCCATATCCATCCTCCACCAGAATGTGCGTGGATGCCGCGCAGTGCTTGACCTAGAGTCCGAGAGATACGGAAACGCGCACCGTTACATAGACTCTCTTCCATTTCCGGCGAGGTGCCCCATGCGTACGACAGGGCCTCATACCCCGGGGCCTCATAGATGGAGAATGCCTCCAGGCTGAATTTAATCTGGGGATGTACCTCGAGAATCTTGAGGACGCGGAAGTCATCGGGTGCGATGGGTGAATAGACGTAGGAGGGTATCTGTTCATCCATATCATGTTCCATATTTTAGTGGGGTAGGTAGAAAAAGATGTTATGCGATAATCCCACCGTCAGACAGGTGCTGATAAGCATTATAGTGGACGTTTCACTTGGCGTCACGCGAGAGAATAGCGTGAGGCGATGTTGGCCCAGTTAAACCTCTTCAAGAATACGAATGAACTAGTCTAACTAGTCAAGGCTTAGTGGTGTACGTCTTAACTGTGCCGAGCGGTTTACGGCCCCAGCTTACGTGTTTTattctctctctttgttttcAATGAcacttattatattagctatGGACCCAAGCCTGACTTGAAAAGCTCTCCATATCTATTTGTAATAAGTCCAGTGCATTACAATGTCTACTTGCCTGGGGTGGGCTTCCTGCCATGATGTAATCCTGGAATAGTAGATAATCCACCAGCCTGATATTATAGGACTGCATGGGGTGTCCGATTCATCTAAAGATTGAGCTTTTTCAACAGGTGCGACCTAATAACCTAGTTCCTATCCGAGGTAAGCCTTTACATAGCTAGGGACTCTAATAGCCGTCTTAGATACGTATGTTGATAAGAGGACGTAGCGCTAGGGAGGTCCATAAAGCGCACTCCGAGACTTTCTCTACCACCTAAGCTCCATAAAGGCTGCAGCTCGTCCTCCACCCCTTCTTGGCGGCCAAAACACAAGACCCTTGTCTAATTCTTCGCGGGTAAAGCTCCTGGTGTGCACGTATGTCCACCCAGGCGCTGAAACGCATGGCGAACGCGGTGGCCGATCGGTATCCCAGATTGGGTGCAGATTTACCAGCCCATCAACTTCCTGCACATCCTGTTCCTCTTGTGCTATATCATCTGGATGGTAGTTTCGAGGGGTTTGTTTGGCGGCAGGGGCCTTAGGAAACAATGATCACCTGACTGGTGTGTAGCATATCATGATCATGAAACCAACTTGTATCTGGGAAGCTATCTGGACGCCAATAATGGAGTATATAAGTACAAGGATGGAGGGCAATTGAAGAAAGGGACGAGAAAGCCGTGCCAGACGCATCTGTACTTGTAGTTGTAGAAGCATGACATTGTGTGATCAGCAAATTCACGACAACACTCAATAAGATAGACATTCTTTCCATGACTCCCATTCACCGTCTATCCCATTTGGGCGTGTACGGAATTCCACATCGACCCTGCGAGTTCCCTGAGCGACGTCAAAGCCAATCGCGTGTATCCTGCGGAATTCAGGCACACCATCAATCTTAACATTCAAGCCCAGCTCTTCGATATCCTTTGCTCTCCGTGCTACCGAAGCCACGACCGGACCTTCCCAAACTCCTTTGTCATTTGGCATTGAAGCCAGCATGTCAATCGCGTTCTGGCGAAGCGACGTAACCCGACACTTAGTGGCAATCATGTATAGAGGCTGAACAACACCCATGTCCACGGGGACCCCTAGCATGCTCCCTGCAGGTCGACTATGCCACCACGACACTAGCCTTTTTGCGCATTGTATCATATGATTAAAATTGGGCAAAAACCGATCATAAATCATTTCCTCGGCGTAGAGACATGTTGAGGCGGTTATGATGGCCATGTGATACTGGATCAATAGTAGACACACCTGTGGAGTCATCCGAGGATCTCCTTGTGCCTTCTGACAGGAATAAGAGTAGTGGAACGCCGAGTTCCATTGCTCCAGACGCTCTAGCAATAATTGCGCTTCTGCAAGTATCTCTAGGGGAATACCATCCGGCTGTTTGTAGCGATACGGTGCAGCCGCCCTGCGTGAGAGAAACATGACATTGCCATACTCTGCATTAAACTTTTGTTCGGCTTCTCCGAACGTGTTGAATATGTATGGGATTGGCTTTGTCTCCTCGACGAGAAGAACAGGCGCACGTGCACCGACATGTATTGCCGCTTGTAGGTCAAGTTTTACATAGGCCTCTTTGATATCACTGTCGATTTCCCCTGACAGGGCAATACATTGGTTAGCACGACCGACGTTCGCGGCCAAGGGTACCAACATACCTCTACCCAGGACTCGTGACATCTGAACAATATTCAGACACCGGTCCAGGTGGCTTAAAGCACTTAGATGATCTTTAATTAGGACCTCGAACCAGATACAGATGATTCCACATAGCAACGCAGTTTCAACTGATTGCCTATCACTATGAGACAGCAGCGCTCGCACAGAAGACAAGGCTTTCCCGTATTTCTTCAACGCGAGCTTATATCTAGCATTTCCACACTGAGAAGCGAGGAGACAACTTGTGGAGTGATGCTTAGAATTGGCCTCTAGCATAAGCACACTGATCGCAATGGCACATTCCCGAACAGCAACATCACCAAGTACCCCTTGAATCATTAGAGCCCGCCAAGCAGGTATATTGGATTGGGCTGGGGAGCTGAATGCAATGCGCTCTAGAAAATATCCAACATAtcgagcttcttgatcattTTCGTATACTAATCTTGCTGGTGATTTCTTCATTGTCGAAACTGTCAACACATGTGCGAAAGAGACCGTTACACTCGTCGCGGCTTTCGAAGGCCCGTCGCAGCGACGCCCTGTGGAGGTGCACCGCTTACAGGCTGGCCACGACTCGTCACATCGGATTCTGCGAGCCCTTCGACCATGTCAGCATCTACATGCGAGGGCTTGAGCAAGGGGGAGGTCCGTACTTGCAGGTGCGGCAACCAGTCCGGGATTTGGTGTGTGATTTTCGTGCCATTTCCGTGACTCTGGCTAATAGAAAGGGAATAGTTTGGTTTCTTATCACCAGATGTTGCCGCGTGGTTGGCAGTTTTGCATCAAGCTTCTGTTCTGAATTTTGCTAGCTTTTTGATTATACGAGAAAGGAACCTTAACAAATATCCAAGCTGCCTTGTGGACTCGTTTCCTTCCTTCACACGCCCTTCGGGAACAATATTCTTGGCATCCAACATCACCATGGACTTTCCCCATTCTGGAAGCTGAATACGATGTAGCCAATCGTTATAACAGATGGAGGACTTGGCATACTATGATTCAATTAGGCTGGTTCTAGCGCGAAGCTAGGGTACCACAAATGCAGCGTTAGGGCGCACTACAGCTAAAATTAGTTGATATACGAAGACACTCCTCGACTTATTGCAGAAGCCGAGACATTCCCCCTGGTATCGAGTAACTAATTGAACTACTCCGAGTAAGGTCGTCATAAAAGCACCATTGTCTGTCCTCCAAACTGAAACATGCCTTATCAAGGGTGAACTTCAAATCCATCTAGCCAACGACCCACCCCGGCGCTGTACTAAGGCTTGCCCGAGTTTGATATGGCAGTCAACACCAGGTCATCGCTCTCTCTTGATTTGGCCGAAGGCGAGACGAGCTCCTTCCAATCCCCAACGAGAGAGTATCCCGGATGAAACGCACTCATGCATGCACAGGCAATAACCATCATAGCCCCTTCGAGAATCATGAATGCCACTTCGTCATTCGCCAGGTCGCTACTAAACCCACCATTTAATTCGGCGACGCGAAAGATTGACCGTATGAATATTGTAAGTGTTGCTATGGCCAAGCCTAATATATTCATTAGATTTTTATGAGCAGCATACTAGAGCTATTTCGGGGAATCTCACCTATGAGAAaacctttccatttccaatCCCCATCGACCGGTTGAGGAACCACCCGGACATGGCGCTTCAGTCTCCATACATAGTCGCCGCAGAGGATCATAAACGATCCTAGCGCTACTACCTGGCTTGCTAAGCCGGCAATCATAATGTTGATGCCTGTCTGGCGTAGTCCGTCTTGTTCTTGGCCAGCTGTGGCTGTGATGGCGCCGCCAGCGGCTTGCAGGACGAGGCAAATCAAGTCACAGGTTATGAAGATTCGCGCATAAGTCTTAGGTCTTATTCTGGACATGCTAGCACCGTAGACGACAATCACTCGTGCGAAACATATGTAAATGGCGGCCGTTATGAAAGCTGGTCCGATGGTGAGACAGATGAGGTATCTGTCAGAGTTAGTCAATCACGGGTATTTATATTTGAGTAGCTTGGCTCACTGTAAGAAGGCGGAAAAATTGAATGGATTGGAGTGCAGCATCAGTCGTCCTCCGTAGCCGATGATCTCGAGGAGTATTCCACCGGACATGGCGGCTAGGTAACTCCAGGTACGATAACGAATTCCGCAAAATACCTGAGCCAGAAACATTGGGACGAATAGAGCAAGGTAGAAAGCATTTCCTGGTAGACTGGGAATGTATCGAATAAGGGCCCAGTCAAGGGGACATGTCTGAAGGGTACATGGTGCGGTGATAATGCTCGGTGTGGGAGGTTGGCTTGTGGTTGACATAGTGATTTCCTGGCACAGTGATTCAATGGGAGAGATTTGAACCCTTCATCACTTGCTACAGCTGGTCTTTATATAGGGAAAACGCATCATTATTATCTCCTCTAAGTAGCGGGAAACACATGCTGTATACCAAATCCAGGTAAGACATGCCAAGCTCAGTATTCGTATCCGCTACAGGAGGCCCCGTCTCCACATGGGTTGGGGTTACATCATGCAGCAGATCGAAGCTTGCAGCACAAGGGACACTCGCATTGGATATTTTAATTCAGACTGAGCCATGACAGAGCTATACTAGGGGAAAAGGCCGAGGTTATGAGAATGAAAGACGAGGATAACTGAACCAAGAGGGCCGTATCCAACCGGGGCGGCTGTTCATCCTCGACAGGGTCGAATCGAAGGTCCAGCTTCGCAAGGATACTCGATATCACAGAGGGTTCGCACCCGCGAAGCTGCACCACTAGTGGCCGGGGCTGAACTGCGAACAGCTTTAGCTGTCCAGTTGTGATCTCGAACAGGCCTCTCCGAATGAGTGTCTCTGCCCATGGGCGATATTCCACTGACTCCTCTTGCGCACTCAACGGGGGCTCCTCATCCACGGTGGGGATGATATGCACTTCCTTCCCGACAGCAGCGAGGACCCTAGACGAGAACTGACTGTCATCATCAGATGCGGCCTTGGTTATCGAGACCTTGACGATATAGCTCACCTGGCATGCGTTTGGCGCGAAATCATCAGGCATGGTTTGCTGGCGGTCTAGAAAGACCGAGCCGCCCAGAGTAGGTGGTAAGCGCACATGTGCATCTTTCAGAACCCAGTTGGACGTTTCGTGGTCGCACGCTTGGGGCAAGACCCGGTCAGGCAGAACAAAGGTGAACGGGAAACTATACACAATGCCGCAACGAAGAGTTCAACAAGGTGGAAATCGTCCATTCTCAACTGGCTGGCGCAACCTGAGAAAACTGTGAGTTGCCGCTGTTCGCTTGATAATAGCTCCTGGTGGTTCGATGGTAGTCTCACTGGTGCCTATACTGTACGTAAGTTGAAGGCTTCGTAAGTAATCGAGACACCAACCTTCAAAGGTGATCTGGAGGGCACCGATCATCACATCCTCTCTCACAGTGACCATTACGTTAAAATTGATCTCATCACCGGTAGTGTAGCGATTGACAATCCCGTCCTTCGGATCGTCGAGATTGACTGTAACCTGGGGGCGACTGCGCCGTTCCACGATTGCAGCCATACAATATAGGGAATACTACATGAGATATGCCCAACACTACTCCGTAACGGGGCGCGATTTGGGATAAATCTGATAATGTGCTATGTACCCTGGTCACTATGAATGGTAAAATCACTGCGACGGTTAATGTCGGCTTCCTCATGTTCTTTAATTCAAGGTGGCCGATCTTAGAAGCCAAGCGAGAGGGAACTCGTAACTTGTCGCCCTCTGTATGGCAAGGCAAGTATTACGAAGCAATCGGCTTGGACTGTTCTAAATTGCAGGGATAGTCCTGGATGAATATGCCGGCTGAGTCAAATACCGGTGCGCCGACTGTGGGACAAGGTAAGTCCGTTCGCGGCAGTGAGTGAACCTAATGTATTGGCTAACTGAACAACGCGGCGGACAGTCCGATTCATCATGTCTTTTACCACCATCCCGATGCATCCCTGTAGCAAATAGGATGTAAAGGGTTGTTCCCTGTGAGGAAAGGGTGGTCGTGATCGGGGCTACCGTACCCACGTGACTAAGGACTATGACATATAAACACACTGCAAGACAATGGCGCTTTTGTAGTTTTTAATGTAGGATCGATCGATGATTACCGCTTGCTGGCGGAATCACGGCCAGAACAGGCACCTACTCACCCTAATCACAAACAGTAGGAATGATAGCTATATGCAGCATGATAATGTGGGCTACGTGATGTGGTACATGGCGTCTCGTATCCAACTGAGTTTAGGGCTTCGAAATAAGTATAAGCTTATCGTTATAGCCCTGCCATTCATTCATCCTACAatgaatagaataaaaaagagaaactcTAATTCTTGATTATCTTTAACACCCGAGGAAGCGGCCAAGCGCTGGCATTTCTAGGCAATTTCCGCCGACAACCCTAAGTAAAGCATCTCAATCGTAATTTGCCCCTTACTTTCTATACTCCGGGCAGATTGAATCGGGAGTTTTCTCTGTTCGTCTTActctcttcatttctcttcttgttcatttgtcaacttctttcttcctttctttctttctttcttcattttttgttttgcttgTTGAGTGTATGAGCTCCGATTATAACAGACGtcagaaacaaagaaagtcaATTACGACTTGAGCCATGACATTCCGAGTGCTTATGGTTGAAGTATCAATTGATGATGCCTTAGTGGACAAACcgttttttcctttttctccctctctctcctccctttccttctacAACAATTCAGCCGTTTCCTCCTCCAGTCTCCCTCGTCTGAAACCCCCATTGCATCTCTGTCACCGTCTCTGTCTACCATATCTCTCCACTGCCGTGATGGCGTCGGAAGTAGCATTAAGCCAGGATGGGCAGCGTCCGAACGAGCTGGGCAATGAGCCGAAACAAGAGCATGTGTCCACTAGACCATCTCTTGAGGATCAAAGTAACGAGGGAAAGCCGCCCAAGAACACTGCTCTCATAATATTTTGTATCTCGTGTATTACGTTCATTAGTTGTTACCTCGGGGGATTGGTAACCGTCTCCGTCCCGGCGATATCGAAGGATTTGTCCTTGGATCCCGGTGTAGAGCTTTGGTCCGTATCTCTTGTCAAAACTTCCCGAGGGAAAGGAACCTGTGCTGACGGAACAGGCCGGTATCCATGTATGCCCTTGCGACAGAATGCACTCTTCTCATTTCAGGAGCCGTGTCGGACGCTGTTGGGAGCCGCCctgtcttcctcatcgcaTGTTTTCTCTAGAGCATTTTCTGCATGGCCTGTCTCCTCTCGGCAACAGGAACTCAACTGATTCTCTTTCGTGTCATCTCAGGTCTAGCAACCTCACTTTGTCTTCCGTCTGCCATGAGCCTAATTAGTGAGTACTTCCCCGCGGGTATGTTGCGCAACCTTGCGTTTGCGTTCATGGGGGGTGGCCAGCCCGTTGGCTTCGGGCTTGGCATCATATGCGGAGGAGTTATTGCCGACAGCGCTGGATGACGATTGGGCTTCTACAGTGCAGCTATCGCTAATACCTTTGCTGCCCTCTCATCGTGGTGGAAAATTCCCCGCAGTCAAGCCGGAGACGTTTCCTGGCATATGCTGGTGTTTGGTATTGATTGGGTCGGGGCAGTCGCTGCTAGTGCGGGCCTAGGCCTACTTTCCTATGCTTTATCGTCAGTTCCCCTGGCCCCACCCTATCGTATCACGCCTAATAGTGTTTGAATAGGCTTATTACAGGGGACATAAATAAAGCGCATGAGGCATCAACCATAATCTGCTTTTCGTTGTCTGGTGTTTTACTTATCTTCTTTGTCCTCTGGCAAAGCTTCCAAGAGCGCCGCAACAAGCCTACATTGATCTGGAACTCACTCTGGAAGAACCTTGCCTTCACATGTACCTGTGTGAACGAATTCATGATCTGGGGTGCGTTCAACGCCTTCGAACAGGTAatcaacctcttcttccagAACGCACAGGATCTTTCACGCGTCGAGACGGCCATCCGATTCATCCCAACACCTATCACAGGCCAACTTACCGCCCTCACAACACGATTCGTCTTACACAGATGTCGCGCCGACGCCatcatcaatatcaccacTATTATATCTTGTGTCTCGCCGCTGATCATGGCCTTGGTGAATCCGATATGGGTCTACTGGCGCTGTGCATATGTAGCGATCTGTCTGAAGTCAATTACCGCTGACTCCCTGTTCACTGTGTCCAATATCCTCATTGCAGGTGTTTTCCCTGCCGAAACACAAGGGCTGGCAGCCGGTGCTTTCAATACAGCTTCCCAGATCGGGAAGAGTTTCGGTCTGGCGATCGTCGCGTTGATCTCTAATCAGGTCACTGACCAACAGTCACAAATTGTGGAAAAGGGCAGCCCTGAGGCATTGATTGTGGGATACCGTGCGGCGTTCTGGACATTGTTCGGGATGAATGTAGCAAGTCTGGTTGTTAGTTTATTCGGGTTACGTAAGGTGGGCAATattgggaagaagaaaacgcAGTAGATGGTCTTTTTCTTAGACACGGGTTTTGTTTTATTGACATGGTATACATAATTAGAATTTCTGTTTGTTGCTCTGCAATGAGTGTATGGTAAATTGTAGAGTGGAGAACATAGGAAGATCTTGGTGGAATTACTCCATACACAAACCAGAACCCTTGGTTCGGATAAGCAACTTGCATTAGCGTCTTTTTAGTGTCCAGTATGAGATCATATTGGTTACTACAAAACTGAGCTTTTAGTAAAGTATGCGGGCGTCTGTCAGTTATAAGAATTGAAGGAGATTCATTGACACCCGGAAATAGAATTAATGATTTCTTACCACTTTACCCCATCTCACAGCACCAGCCATGTCTCAACCAGCCCAAGGATATACCCATAACGGACCCGTCGACTGTTCCTTGCCCTTCGACACCAAGAATCTAAAAGGAAAGACGGCAATTGTCACCGGAGGTAGAGTCTCATCAACAGAGTAGGCCATGCTGGACAGGACAATTAATTTGAAGCAGGTGCCAATGGACTCGGTGAAGGCTATGTTCGCGCCCTCGTTGCTGAAGGGTAGGTCGCTCAGAACCTATATACAACAGGCGCCTAACACAATACCTAGGGTCAATGTGTGTATCGCAGATCtgaacgaagaaaaagggaag contains the following coding sequences:
- a CDS encoding putative RTA1 domain protein, which produces MSTTSQPPTPSIITAPCTLQTCPLDWALIRYIPSLPGNAFYLALFVPMFLAQVFCGIRYRTWSYLAAMSGGILLEIIGYGGRLMLHSNPFNFSAFLQYLICLTIGPAFITAAIYICFARVIVVYGASMSRIRPKTYARIFITCDLICLVLQAAGGAITATAGQEQDGLRQTGINIMIAGLASQVVALGSFMILCGDYVWRLKRHVRVVPQPVDGDWKWKGFLIGLAIATLTIFIRSIFRVAELNGGFSSDLANDEVAFMILEGAMMVIACACMSAFHPGYSLVGDWKELVSPSAKSRESDDLVLTAISNSGKP
- a CDS encoding major facilitator superfamily domain-containing protein, with the translated sequence MYALATECTLLISGAVSDASIFCMACLLSATGTQLILFRVISGLATSLCLPSAMSLISEYFPAGMLRNLAFAFMGAIANTFAALSSWWKIPRSQAGDVSWHMLVFGIDWVGAVAASAGLGLLSYALSSVPLAPPYRDINKAHEASTIICFSLSGVLLIFFVLWQSFQERRNKPTLIWNSLWKNLAFTCTCVNEFMIWGAFNAFEQVINLFFQNAQDLSRVETAIRFIPTPITGQLTALTTRFVLHRCRADAIINITTIISCVSPLIMALVNPIWVYWRCAYVAICLKSITADSLFTVSNILIAGVFPAETQGLAAGAFNTASQIGKSFGLAIVALISNQVTDQQSQIVEKGSPEALIVGYRAAFWTLFGMNVASLVVSLFGLRKVGNIGKKKTQ
- a CDS encoding Zn(II)2Cys6 transcription factor, which produces MARKSHTKSRTGCRTCKARRIRCDESWPACKRCTSTGRRCDGPSKAATSVTVSFAHVLTVSTMKKSPARLVYENDQEARYVGYFLERIAFSSPAQSNIPAWRALMIQGVLGDVAVRECAIAISVLMLEANSKHHSTSCLLASQCGNARYKLALKKYGKALSSVRALLSHSDRQSVETALLCGIICIWFEVLIKDHLSALSHLDRCLNIVQMSRVLGRGEIDSDIKEAYVKLDLQAAIHVGARAPVLLVEETKPIPYIFNTFGEAEQKFNAEYGNVMFLSRRAAAPYRYKQPDGIPLEILAEAQLLLERLEQWNSAFHYSYSCQKAQGDPRMTPQVCLLLIQYHMAIITASTCLYAEEMIYDRFLPNFNHMIQCAKRLVSWWHSRPAGSMLGVPVDMGVVQPLYMIATKCRVTSLRQNAIDMLASMPNDKGVWEGPVVASVARRAKDIEELGLNVKIDGVPEFRRIHAIGFDVAQGTRRVDVEFRTRPNGIDGEWESWKECLSY
- a CDS encoding heterokaryon incompatibility protein-domain-containing protein produces the protein MEHDMDEQIPSYVYSPIAPDDFRVLKILEVHPQIKFSLEAFSIYEAPGYEALSYAWGTSPEMEESLCNGARFRISRTLGQALRGIHAHSGGGWIWVDAICINQTDAEEKAHQVAGMGELYSCADQVLIWLGDAADQSDLACALLPELTEKIWSLKDSEGGWRPLSTDDIVAQGLPHPDDPLWCAALLLYSRAWFQRLWIVQEVVLARACVFLCGLQQIEWHVVVNFAIATSKSFFVSNIAGLHIKAMGEDRVSRSTNGIRLIRNSRRLKDSLEDDEKEITGLQATMDIMQSQGASVKVDYVYAVRDMLPDALRDQMVVDYSDEIKRNYGIIHARFFRQCLERLSDWPSLRFPPNAGQKNIPSWCPPWGSGWNYSYLPIIGCHAGRPAAISPSSSSGRLCLEPSDDSEGILCIAGISADTVQEIVPFSPVFHGSTNVLDARRILRAIKACSAHISDGADRHERLLGVLIGQCGWLKSPQFSGRPDGDVLDGFVSFLEHLAANKEHEGDADPVPVNLDTAEYFLDQHRFWRAYLNLIMIRWPGRSFALTTNGRMAIVPCHTKPGDTVCVFLGGTLPQVLSRHEDGVHWKYVGPSVVDGIMEGEVFDTKEEWIHNKEIFFLK